The following are from one region of the Nocardioides marmotae genome:
- the eccD gene encoding type VII secretion integral membrane protein EccD, translating to MTQAPTSTSGLVRVTVASGTRRVDLVLPGAVPVAELLPELARSVGLLDPATVYGGYRVVTAEGRELASDAGLTIQGIEDGGLLTVSAGVDDEPPRVYDDVVEAMTDVVERDLKPWEPASGRRTALAAAGLLMALGAVALLIQRGSLLAGVAAAVVATALVAGAIVLSRAQREPEAAVAVAWMAAAYAAVAGLMLVTDDYLFGLPMAAAGGGALLAGLVALVGLGEGRTLVTPPVVVGAILLATGLVMNGVDVDHRVVLTTTLVLVVLVGSIFPWLALGATATRVDQLYTVADITADPDEIDPERVQADARVAHEILLGISSTVGLLLVIIAPLAVALGLSGALLAVVACLVVMLRTRQYRTGSEVLVGLVSGITGLVSVGVAILWLHPDWRPGAAVALAATGAVLLAVTLLPGTPSLRRGRLGDLAESICLLTLLPLTVVATGVFSAIRG from the coding sequence ATGACCCAGGCGCCGACCAGCACGTCCGGACTGGTCCGGGTCACGGTGGCCTCCGGCACGCGTCGGGTCGACCTGGTGCTCCCCGGGGCGGTCCCCGTCGCCGAGCTGCTGCCCGAGCTGGCGCGCAGCGTCGGCCTGCTCGACCCGGCCACCGTGTACGGCGGCTACCGCGTCGTCACCGCCGAGGGCCGCGAGCTCGCGAGCGATGCGGGCCTGACCATCCAGGGCATCGAGGACGGCGGCCTGCTGACCGTCTCCGCCGGCGTCGACGACGAGCCGCCCCGCGTCTACGACGACGTGGTCGAGGCGATGACCGACGTCGTCGAGCGCGACCTCAAGCCGTGGGAGCCGGCCTCCGGGCGGCGTACCGCCCTCGCCGCGGCGGGGCTGCTCATGGCCCTCGGCGCCGTCGCGCTGCTCATCCAGCGCGGCTCGCTGCTCGCCGGGGTCGCCGCGGCCGTCGTCGCCACCGCGCTGGTCGCCGGCGCGATCGTGCTCTCCCGCGCCCAGCGCGAGCCCGAGGCGGCGGTGGCGGTGGCCTGGATGGCCGCCGCGTACGCCGCGGTCGCCGGGCTGATGCTCGTCACCGACGACTACCTCTTCGGCCTGCCGATGGCGGCCGCGGGCGGCGGCGCGCTTCTGGCCGGTCTCGTCGCGCTCGTCGGGCTCGGCGAGGGCCGGACGCTGGTCACCCCGCCGGTCGTCGTCGGCGCGATCCTGCTCGCGACCGGCCTGGTGATGAACGGCGTCGACGTCGACCACCGGGTCGTGCTGACGACCACCCTGGTGCTCGTCGTCCTGGTGGGCTCGATCTTCCCCTGGCTCGCGCTCGGCGCGACCGCGACGCGGGTCGACCAGCTCTACACCGTCGCCGACATCACCGCCGACCCCGACGAGATCGACCCCGAGCGGGTCCAGGCCGACGCCCGGGTCGCCCACGAGATCCTCCTCGGCATCTCCTCCACCGTCGGCCTCCTGCTCGTGATCATCGCCCCGCTCGCCGTCGCGCTCGGGCTCTCCGGCGCGCTGCTCGCGGTCGTCGCCTGCCTCGTGGTGATGCTGCGGACCCGGCAGTACCGCACCGGCTCGGAGGTGCTGGTCGGCCTGGTCTCCGGGATCACCGGCCTGGTCTCGGTGGGCGTGGCGATCTTGTGGCTGCACCCCGACTGGCGGCCGGGCGCCGCGGTCGCGCTCGCCGCTACCGGCGCGGTCCTGCTCGCGGTGACGCTGTTGCCCGGCACCCCCTCGCTGCGGCGCGGCCGGCTCGGTGACCTCGCCGAGTCGATCTGCCTGCTGACCCTGCTCCCGCTGACGGTCGTCGCGACCGGCGTCTTCTCCGCCATCCGGGGCTAG
- the eccB gene encoding type VII secretion protein EccB yields the protein MATKKDLVEAHAFSRRRLVTAFVSGAPGGREVEPTRPGRTVIGGIALAILLVAGAAIASILSPKAPSDWTDGGLVVSKERGAAYVILDGGDDPVLRPVINVTSAQLILGADPEPSVVKQSEIDKYTIGEDIGILNAPATVPDDDLLLESGWTACTADGSGIKVDVSEEQLVEPLDGAGMLVRARGRIYLIAESAEPEPGGGTRAYSYLVPDRGAVDLMLQQLGMPIRSEAVEVPEQWLTLFPAGGALSFGSFGLAGYGEPSEIAGQDGLPSGARVGDRYESAGIELLVTRTAPVALTPFAAAVYASAEKPAGYEPRTLTPEGDPQLRQEVPAYEEARWPEAGLDKVTGEHCAVLLPDPAGGAPIVKLATAPVGDASVLEADTDRGTVDRTVDAGRGAYALSAGWDDRRVGTPYFVDAKGVAYALVGDQAAERLGYGDVDAPIVPDPWIELFEEGVPLSVNAALCPPDRPGRSSTCE from the coding sequence ATGGCCACCAAGAAGGACCTCGTCGAGGCCCACGCCTTCAGCCGCCGCCGGCTCGTCACGGCGTTCGTCTCCGGCGCGCCCGGCGGCCGGGAGGTCGAGCCGACCCGCCCCGGCCGGACCGTGATCGGCGGGATCGCGCTGGCGATCCTGCTCGTCGCCGGCGCCGCGATCGCCTCGATCCTCAGCCCGAAGGCCCCCAGCGACTGGACCGACGGCGGCCTGGTGGTCTCCAAGGAGCGCGGGGCGGCGTACGTCATCCTCGACGGCGGCGACGACCCGGTGCTGCGCCCGGTCATCAACGTGACCTCGGCGCAGCTGATCCTCGGCGCCGACCCCGAGCCGAGCGTCGTGAAGCAGTCGGAGATCGACAAGTACACGATCGGTGAGGACATCGGCATCCTCAACGCCCCGGCCACCGTCCCCGACGACGACCTGCTGCTGGAGTCGGGCTGGACGGCGTGCACCGCCGACGGCAGCGGGATCAAGGTCGACGTGTCCGAGGAGCAGCTGGTCGAGCCGCTGGACGGCGCCGGGATGCTGGTCCGCGCGCGGGGCCGGATCTACCTGATCGCGGAGTCCGCCGAGCCCGAGCCCGGTGGCGGGACCCGCGCCTACAGCTACCTCGTGCCCGACCGCGGCGCGGTCGACCTGATGCTCCAGCAGCTCGGCATGCCGATCCGCTCGGAGGCCGTGGAGGTCCCCGAGCAGTGGCTGACGCTCTTCCCCGCCGGCGGGGCGCTGAGCTTCGGCAGCTTCGGGCTGGCGGGCTACGGAGAGCCCTCGGAGATCGCGGGCCAGGACGGCCTGCCCTCCGGGGCGCGGGTCGGCGACCGGTACGAGTCGGCCGGCATCGAGCTGCTGGTCACCCGCACCGCGCCGGTCGCGCTGACCCCGTTCGCGGCCGCGGTCTACGCCAGCGCGGAGAAGCCGGCGGGCTACGAGCCGCGCACGCTCACGCCCGAGGGCGACCCGCAGCTGCGCCAGGAGGTGCCGGCCTATGAGGAGGCACGCTGGCCCGAGGCCGGCCTCGACAAGGTCACCGGCGAGCACTGCGCGGTGCTGCTGCCCGACCCCGCCGGCGGCGCGCCGATCGTGAAGCTCGCGACCGCGCCCGTCGGGGACGCCTCGGTCCTCGAGGCCGACACCGACCGCGGGACCGTCGACCGCACCGTCGACGCCGGCCGGGGCGCCTACGCCCTGAGCGCCGGGTGGGACGACCGGCGCGTGGGCACGCCGTACTTCGTCGACGCCAAGGGCGTGGCCTACGCCCTGGTCGGCGACCAGGCCGCCGAGCGTCTCGGGTACGGCGACGTGGACGCGCCGATCGTGCCCGACCCGTGGATCGAGCTGTTCGAGGAGGGCGTGCCGCTCTCGGTCAACGCCGCCCTGTGCCCGCCGGACCGGCCCGGCCGGAGCTCCACGTGCGAGTGA
- a CDS encoding S8 family serine peptidase: MRVTRGAVAGALVAGLVLVPGAPARADAVDCTGTTADTPAPSSTTDPSLPFDALGIDAAHSWLAAHGTRGPGEGVRVAVVDSGIAPRAAGSGIPLARDSFGGGEVVDAHGTIVAGIIAGAPRTGRDGRELPVGIAPAAEIVDVRVYDSGEPAEGEDPVEPPNVVAGLSWVAQNAKRLGIGVVNVSLAMPEYPPLERVLRRLEAADVVVVAASGNRPQEETDFLHEEFGPEPDGEGGATTGARLGEDAGGLVWPAAYPSVVAASSTADGTGLGDASGAVLLSSDIDVAVPTFGTISYGLDGGTCGAPGYATSWAAAVVSGVVALLRSHYPDENGRQVVARLLGTASASTELPNVHTGAGVVQPLEALARPLRPRKADGSLELAASDGRAVERATAPPEELDLLAEARDQAVWWGLAGGGALLLALILRPVLARRRS, translated from the coding sequence GTGCGAGTGACCCGCGGCGCGGTCGCCGGCGCGCTCGTCGCCGGGCTCGTGCTGGTGCCCGGCGCCCCGGCGCGGGCCGACGCGGTCGACTGCACCGGCACCACCGCCGACACCCCGGCGCCGTCCTCGACGACCGACCCGAGCCTGCCCTTCGACGCGCTCGGCATCGACGCGGCGCACTCCTGGCTGGCCGCCCACGGGACCCGCGGGCCCGGCGAGGGCGTGCGCGTCGCCGTCGTCGACTCCGGCATCGCCCCGCGCGCAGCCGGCTCCGGGATCCCCCTGGCCCGCGACTCCTTCGGCGGCGGGGAGGTCGTCGACGCGCACGGCACGATCGTGGCCGGGATCATCGCGGGCGCGCCGCGCACCGGCCGCGACGGGCGCGAGCTCCCGGTCGGGATCGCCCCGGCCGCCGAGATCGTCGACGTCCGCGTCTATGACAGCGGCGAGCCGGCCGAGGGCGAGGACCCGGTCGAGCCGCCGAACGTCGTCGCGGGGCTCTCCTGGGTCGCGCAGAACGCGAAGCGGCTCGGGATCGGCGTCGTCAACGTCTCCCTGGCGATGCCGGAGTACCCCCCGCTCGAGCGGGTGCTGCGCCGGCTCGAGGCTGCCGACGTCGTGGTCGTCGCCGCGAGCGGCAACCGGCCGCAGGAGGAGACCGACTTCCTCCACGAGGAGTTCGGCCCCGAGCCCGACGGGGAGGGCGGGGCGACCACCGGTGCCCGCCTGGGCGAGGACGCCGGCGGGCTGGTCTGGCCGGCGGCGTACCCCTCGGTGGTGGCGGCGAGCTCGACCGCCGACGGGACCGGGCTCGGCGACGCCAGCGGTGCGGTCCTGCTCAGCAGCGACATCGACGTGGCCGTGCCGACCTTCGGCACGATCTCCTACGGCCTGGACGGCGGCACGTGCGGGGCGCCGGGGTACGCCACCTCCTGGGCGGCGGCGGTGGTCAGCGGCGTCGTCGCGCTGCTGCGCAGCCACTACCCCGACGAGAACGGCCGGCAGGTCGTCGCGCGGCTGCTCGGCACCGCCAGCGCGAGCACCGAGCTGCCCAACGTGCACACCGGCGCGGGGGTCGTGCAGCCGCTCGAGGCGCTCGCGCGGCCGCTGCGCCCGCGGAAGGCCGACGGCTCGCTGGAGCTGGCCGCCTCCGACGGCCGCGCCGTCGAGCGCGCGACCGCGCCGCCGGAGGAGCTCGACCTGCTGGCCGAGGCCCGGGACCAGGCGGTCTGGTGGGGGCTGGCCGGCGGCGGCGCGCTGCTGCTGGCGCTCATCCTGCGGCCCGTGCTCGCCCGCCGGCGCTCCTGA
- a CDS encoding DNA polymerase III subunit gamma and tau, whose product MESPLALYRRYRPETFREVIGQDHVTEPLRAALANNRVNHAYLFSGPRGCGKTTSARILARALNCEAAPIADPCGECDSCRDLARGGPGSIDVIEIDAASHGGVDDARDLREKAFFAPVRSRYKVYIIDEAHMVTTQGFNALLKLVEEPPPHLRFIFATTEPDKVLPTIRSRTHHYPFRLIPPRLLSSYLSELCEKEGVAIEPAALPLVVRAGAGSARDTLSVLDQLLGGAGPEGVTHQLATGLLGYTPDTLLDEVVDAFAAGDGAAVFGVVDKVIETGQDPRRFTEDLLRRLRDLVIVAAVPDAPATGLIDVSEDQGERLVAQAARFGAHDLSRAADIVATGLTEMRGATAPRLLLELICARVLLPGADHGVEGLAARLDRLEKRISITGVPSASVAAPSAPAVPAQDRPAPLAHEPDPVTPARPVPHVAPATTVSLPPEPAPAPPAPAEVPAPPVEQREQPAAAWPETQRPAAAPPAPAAAPPAATPSAPAAPAASAQPAPAQAVAAQPEAAAPAAGALSLVEVRRLWPDIVEATKLRRRVTWIHLTTNAQVVAVDARTLTLGFTNAGARDSFDNGGSAEIVRQAAIDVVGADWRIETIVDPGARADAAPPPPAGSPAPPADPAPWAQPGQSTAPAVQPGAQPEPAFHEGPPPGQDGPPAWADVPEDTGPRAEERPDAPAPQQRTSADPQAIAAARARIQQTRTPGAAGEGAGGEAADQRNPDADAHPDDLDAESGGLGGTDLLERELGARIIEEIPHQ is encoded by the coding sequence GTGGAGTCACCCCTCGCGCTGTACCGCCGCTACCGGCCGGAGACGTTCCGTGAGGTCATCGGCCAGGACCACGTCACCGAGCCGCTGCGCGCTGCGCTCGCCAACAACCGCGTGAACCACGCCTACCTGTTCTCCGGGCCGCGCGGCTGCGGGAAGACCACCTCGGCGCGGATCCTGGCGCGGGCGCTGAACTGCGAGGCCGCCCCGATCGCGGACCCCTGCGGGGAGTGCGACAGCTGCCGGGACCTCGCCCGCGGCGGGCCCGGCTCGATCGACGTCATCGAGATCGACGCCGCGTCCCACGGTGGTGTCGACGACGCCCGCGACCTGCGCGAGAAGGCGTTCTTCGCGCCGGTGCGCAGCCGCTACAAGGTCTACATCATCGACGAGGCGCACATGGTGACCACGCAGGGCTTCAACGCCCTGCTCAAGCTGGTCGAGGAGCCGCCGCCCCACCTGCGCTTCATCTTCGCCACCACCGAGCCCGACAAGGTGCTGCCGACGATCCGGTCGCGCACGCACCACTACCCCTTCCGGCTGATCCCGCCGCGCCTGCTGTCGTCCTACCTCTCCGAGCTGTGCGAGAAGGAGGGCGTCGCCATCGAGCCGGCCGCGCTGCCGCTCGTCGTCCGCGCGGGCGCCGGGTCCGCGCGCGACACGCTCTCGGTGCTCGACCAGCTGCTCGGCGGCGCCGGGCCGGAGGGCGTGACCCACCAGCTGGCGACCGGCCTGCTCGGCTACACGCCCGACACGCTGCTCGACGAGGTCGTCGACGCGTTCGCGGCCGGCGACGGCGCGGCGGTCTTCGGCGTGGTCGACAAGGTCATCGAGACCGGTCAGGACCCGCGCCGCTTCACCGAGGACCTGCTGCGCCGGCTGCGCGACCTGGTGATCGTCGCGGCCGTGCCGGACGCACCGGCCACCGGCCTGATCGACGTCTCGGAGGACCAGGGCGAGCGGCTCGTCGCCCAGGCCGCCCGGTTCGGCGCCCACGACCTCAGCCGCGCGGCGGACATCGTCGCGACCGGGCTGACCGAGATGCGCGGCGCGACCGCCCCACGGCTGCTGCTGGAGCTGATCTGCGCCCGCGTGCTGCTGCCCGGCGCCGACCACGGCGTCGAGGGGCTCGCCGCGCGCCTGGACCGCCTGGAGAAGCGCATCTCCATCACCGGCGTGCCGAGCGCCTCCGTCGCGGCGCCGTCGGCCCCCGCCGTCCCCGCGCAGGACCGGCCCGCCCCCCTCGCCCACGAGCCCGACCCCGTGACGCCCGCCCGGCCCGTGCCGCACGTCGCGCCCGCCACCACCGTCTCGCTGCCCCCCGAGCCCGCCCCGGCTCCGCCCGCGCCGGCCGAGGTGCCGGCTCCGCCGGTCGAGCAGCGCGAGCAGCCCGCCGCGGCGTGGCCGGAGACCCAGCGGCCCGCGGCCGCCCCGCCCGCTCCTGCCGCCGCGCCGCCCGCTGCGACGCCGTCCGCACCCGCCGCTCCGGCCGCGTCGGCCCAGCCCGCTCCCGCTCAGGCCGTCGCTGCCCAGCCGGAGGCCGCCGCACCGGCGGCGGGCGCGCTGAGCCTGGTGGAGGTACGCCGCCTGTGGCCCGACATCGTCGAGGCCACCAAGCTGCGCCGGCGCGTCACCTGGATCCACCTGACCACCAACGCCCAGGTGGTCGCCGTCGACGCCCGCACGCTCACGCTCGGCTTCACCAACGCCGGCGCGCGCGACTCCTTCGACAACGGCGGCAGCGCGGAGATCGTCCGGCAGGCGGCCATCGACGTGGTCGGTGCCGACTGGCGGATCGAGACGATCGTGGACCCGGGTGCCCGGGCCGACGCCGCCCCGCCCCCGCCGGCCGGGTCGCCCGCGCCGCCCGCCGACCCGGCGCCGTGGGCCCAGCCCGGTCAGTCCACCGCGCCCGCGGTGCAGCCGGGGGCGCAGCCCGAGCCCGCCTTCCACGAGGGCCCGCCGCCGGGCCAGGACGGTCCTCCCGCGTGGGCCGACGTGCCGGAGGACACCGGTCCCCGCGCCGAGGAGCGCCCCGATGCGCCCGCCCCCCAGCAGCGCACGAGCGCGGACCCGCAGGCGATCGCGGCCGCGCGGGCGCGCATCCAGCAGACCCGCACCCCCGGCGCGGCCGGGGAAGGCGCGGGCGGCGAGGCCGCCGACCAGCGCAACCCCGACGCCGACGCCCACCCCGACGACCTCGACGCGGAGTCCGGTGGGCTGGGCGGGACCGACCTGCTCGAGCGCGAGCTCGGCGCCCGGATCATCGAGGAGATCCCGCACCAGTAG
- a CDS encoding YbaB/EbfC family nucleoid-associated protein, whose protein sequence is MTQNPFDALGGGGLDMNALLQQAQQMQEQLQAAQQRLAETTVQGSVAGGAVTVDVNGVGDLTGVTIAPGTVDGDDADSLADLGDLVVAAYRDAKAQADAIAGEALGPLAGGGGPAEGGPLGQLGF, encoded by the coding sequence ATGACCCAGAACCCCTTCGACGCCCTCGGTGGCGGCGGCCTCGACATGAACGCCCTGCTCCAGCAGGCCCAGCAGATGCAGGAGCAGCTCCAGGCGGCCCAGCAGCGGCTCGCCGAGACCACCGTCCAGGGCTCGGTCGCGGGCGGCGCGGTGACCGTCGACGTCAACGGCGTCGGTGACCTGACCGGCGTGACCATCGCGCCCGGCACGGTCGACGGCGACGACGCCGACAGCCTCGCCGACCTCGGTGACCTGGTCGTCGCGGCCTACCGCGACGCCAAGGCGCAGGCCGACGCCATCGCCGGCGAGGCGCTCGGCCCGCTGGCCGGCGGCGGCGGCCCGGCCGAGGGCGGCCCGCTGGGCCAGCTCGGCTTCTAG
- the recR gene encoding recombination mediator RecR, with product MYEGVVQDLIDELGRLPGVGPKSAQRIAFHLLQADPVDVRRLADVLIEVKAKVKFCSVCFNVSEDEQCRICRDPRRDPTVLCVVEEYKDVVAIERTREFRGRYHVLGGAISPIDGIGPDQLRIRELMQRLADGTITETILATDPNLEGEATATYLTRMLKPIGLRVTRLASGLPVGGDLEYADEVTLGRAFAGRRSADD from the coding sequence TTGTACGAAGGTGTCGTCCAGGACCTGATCGACGAGCTCGGCCGGCTGCCGGGGGTGGGTCCCAAGAGCGCGCAGCGGATCGCGTTCCACCTGCTTCAGGCCGACCCGGTCGATGTACGCCGCCTCGCGGACGTGCTGATCGAGGTCAAGGCGAAGGTCAAGTTCTGCTCGGTGTGCTTCAACGTCTCCGAGGACGAGCAGTGCCGGATCTGCCGCGACCCGCGGCGCGACCCGACGGTGCTGTGCGTCGTCGAGGAGTACAAGGACGTCGTGGCGATCGAGCGGACCCGCGAGTTCCGCGGCCGCTACCACGTGCTCGGCGGGGCGATCTCGCCGATCGACGGGATCGGACCGGACCAGCTGCGGATCCGCGAGCTGATGCAGCGCCTCGCCGACGGCACGATCACCGAGACGATCCTCGCCACCGATCCCAACCTCGAGGGCGAGGCGACCGCGACGTACCTGACCCGGATGCTCAAGCCGATCGGGTTGCGCGTGACGCGCTTGGCGAGTGGACTGCCAGTGGGTGGGGATCTGGAGTACGCCGACGAGGTCACCCTCGGGCGGGCATTCGCAGGAAGGCGGAGCGCAGATGACTGA
- a CDS encoding DUF5063 domain-containing protein, with amino-acid sequence MTDHPTDHPTGHPTGRPTTGEIDPTTLLEQAVLAGALPPMDEHPIDVDKALAELARPLPGAADAVARVDAVTQDLAQQIADSAASFLLALREISRDTEGRGRAISLLLLEISQVLLAGARLGAQRDFTPRAAYQPDIGPETDLDPMRMRLAAILEPVDTYSLVFDPYVPELVESQLSDDLTSIAADLETGLRHFRQGNSEEALWWWQFSYVSSWGNLAGAALNALLSVVSHDRLDREVPGEDDVLAAADEMLGEGAASPR; translated from the coding sequence ATGACTGACCACCCCACTGACCACCCCACTGGCCACCCCACCGGCCGGCCCACGACCGGCGAGATCGACCCGACGACCCTGCTGGAGCAGGCGGTGCTCGCGGGCGCGCTGCCGCCGATGGACGAGCACCCGATCGACGTCGACAAGGCGCTGGCCGAGCTGGCGCGCCCGCTGCCCGGCGCCGCCGACGCCGTGGCGCGGGTGGACGCCGTGACCCAGGACCTCGCCCAGCAGATCGCCGACTCGGCGGCGAGCTTCCTGCTGGCGCTGCGGGAGATCTCTCGCGACACCGAGGGCCGGGGCCGCGCGATCAGCCTGCTGCTGCTGGAGATCAGCCAGGTGCTGCTCGCCGGCGCTCGGCTCGGGGCGCAGCGCGACTTCACCCCGCGCGCGGCGTACCAGCCCGACATCGGCCCGGAGACCGACCTCGACCCGATGCGGATGCGGCTGGCGGCGATCCTCGAGCCGGTCGACACCTACAGCCTGGTCTTCGACCCCTACGTGCCCGAGCTCGTGGAGAGCCAGCTCTCCGACGACCTCACCAGCATCGCCGCCGACCTCGAGACCGGCCTGCGCCACTTCCGGCAGGGCAACAGCGAGGAGGCGCTGTGGTGGTGGCAGTTCTCCTACGTCTCCTCGTGGGGCAACCTCGCCGGCGCCGCGCTCAACGCGCTGCTCTCGGTGGTCTCCCACGACCGGCTGGACCGTGAGGTCCCGGGCGAGGACGACGTCCTGGCCGCGGCCGATGAGATGCTGGGCGAAGGAGCTGCGTCTCCTCGCTAG
- a CDS encoding aspartate kinase, with protein sequence MGIVVQKYGGSSVADAAGIKRVAQRIVNTRKAGHDVVVVVSAMGDTTDELRDLAEQVTPLPPPRELDMLLTAGERISMALVAMAIAQLGHKAQSFTGSQAGVITDSAHGKAKIIDITPGRIEAAIRDGAIAIVAGFQGVSQDTKDVTTLGRGASDTTAVALAAALGAEVCEIYSDVDGVFTADPRIVPAARKLDRVSTEEMLEMAASGAKILHLRCVEYARRYNMPVHVRSSFSQKEGTWIIPEPREGEEPMEQAIISGVAHDRSEAKITVVGVPDKVGEAARIFETLAASEVNIDMVVQNVSAAATGLTDISFTLPRSDGQAAMGALARIQDEVGYDKLLYDDQIGKVSLIGAGMRSHPGITAKFFASLASAGVNIEMISTSEIRISVIVDEAQVDDAVRATHTAFDLDADEVEAVVYGGTGR encoded by the coding sequence GTGGGCATTGTCGTGCAGAAGTACGGCGGATCGTCGGTCGCCGACGCCGCCGGCATCAAGCGGGTCGCCCAGCGCATCGTCAACACCCGCAAGGCCGGCCACGACGTGGTCGTCGTGGTCTCGGCGATGGGGGACACGACCGACGAGCTGCGCGACCTCGCCGAGCAGGTCACCCCGCTGCCGCCGCCGCGTGAGCTCGACATGCTGCTGACCGCCGGCGAGCGGATCTCGATGGCGCTGGTCGCGATGGCCATCGCCCAGCTGGGGCACAAGGCGCAGTCGTTCACCGGCTCCCAGGCCGGCGTGATCACCGACTCCGCCCACGGCAAGGCGAAGATCATCGACATCACGCCCGGCCGGATCGAGGCCGCGATCCGCGACGGCGCGATCGCGATCGTCGCCGGCTTCCAGGGTGTCTCGCAGGACACCAAGGACGTCACCACGCTGGGCCGCGGCGCCTCCGACACCACCGCGGTCGCCCTGGCCGCCGCGCTGGGCGCCGAGGTCTGCGAGATCTACAGCGACGTGGACGGCGTCTTCACCGCCGACCCGCGGATCGTGCCGGCCGCCCGCAAGCTCGACCGCGTCTCCACCGAGGAGATGCTGGAGATGGCGGCGTCCGGCGCCAAGATCCTCCACCTGCGGTGCGTCGAGTACGCCCGCCGCTACAACATGCCGGTCCACGTCCGGTCCTCCTTCTCCCAGAAGGAGGGGACCTGGATCATCCCCGAGCCCCGAGAGGGAGAAGAGCCCATGGAGCAGGCGATCATCTCCGGCGTCGCGCACGACCGCAGCGAGGCCAAGATCACCGTCGTCGGCGTGCCCGACAAGGTGGGCGAGGCGGCGCGGATCTTCGAGACGCTCGCCGCGTCCGAGGTCAACATCGACATGGTCGTCCAGAACGTCTCGGCGGCCGCGACCGGCCTTACCGACATCTCCTTCACGCTGCCGCGCAGCGACGGCCAGGCCGCGATGGGCGCGCTCGCGCGCATCCAGGACGAGGTCGGCTACGACAAGCTGCTCTACGACGACCAGATCGGCAAGGTCTCGCTCATCGGTGCCGGCATGCGCTCGCACCCGGGCATCACCGCGAAGTTCTTCGCCTCGCTCGCCTCAGCCGGCGTCAACATCGAGATGATCTCGACCTCCGAGATCCGCATCTCGGTGATCGTCGACGAGGCCCAGGTCGACGACGCCGTGCGCGCCACGCACACGGCGTTCGACCTGGACGCCGACGAGGTCGAGGCCGTCGTGTACGGCGGTACCGGCCGATGA
- a CDS encoding aspartate-semialdehyde dehydrogenase, which produces MTAIGIVGATGQVGVAMRQILEERGFPADEVRFFASARSAGTVLPFAGGEVTVEDASTADPSGLDIALFSAGATTSRAQAQRFVDAGVIVVDNSSAFRRDPDIPLVVAEVNPQAMASVIEAGRGIIANPNCTTMAAMPVLKPLHDEAGLVRMIASTYQAVSGSGVAGVEELATQVLAGGEKARELAYDGEAIVFPEPQKYARTIAHNVVPLAGALVDDGSLETDEEQKLRNESRKILGIPDLRVSGICVRVPVFTGHSLALNVEFERPLTVERAHELLRGAPGVELTDIPTPLQAAGKDPSYVGRVRQDPGVDGDRGLALFISNDNLRKGAALNTVQIAELIVAAR; this is translated from the coding sequence ATGACCGCGATCGGGATCGTCGGCGCGACCGGCCAGGTCGGCGTCGCGATGCGCCAGATCCTCGAGGAGCGGGGCTTCCCCGCCGACGAGGTCCGCTTCTTCGCCTCCGCCCGCTCCGCCGGCACCGTGCTGCCCTTCGCGGGCGGCGAGGTGACCGTCGAGGACGCGTCGACCGCGGACCCCTCGGGCCTCGACATCGCGCTGTTCTCCGCCGGGGCCACCACCTCGCGTGCGCAGGCCCAGCGGTTCGTCGACGCCGGTGTGATCGTCGTGGACAACTCCTCGGCGTTCCGCAGGGACCCCGACATCCCGCTGGTGGTCGCGGAGGTCAACCCGCAGGCCATGGCGTCGGTGATCGAGGCCGGCCGCGGGATCATCGCCAACCCCAACTGCACGACGATGGCCGCGATGCCGGTCCTCAAGCCGCTGCACGACGAGGCCGGGCTGGTCCGGATGATCGCCTCGACCTACCAGGCCGTCTCCGGCTCCGGTGTCGCCGGCGTGGAGGAGCTGGCCACCCAGGTCCTCGCGGGCGGTGAGAAGGCGCGCGAGCTGGCCTACGACGGCGAGGCGATCGTCTTCCCCGAGCCGCAGAAGTACGCCCGCACCATCGCCCACAACGTGGTGCCGCTGGCCGGCGCGCTGGTCGACGACGGGTCGCTGGAGACCGACGAGGAGCAGAAGCTCCGCAACGAGTCCCGCAAGATCCTCGGCATCCCCGACCTGCGGGTCTCCGGGATCTGCGTGCGGGTGCCGGTCTTCACCGGCCACTCGCTGGCGCTCAACGTGGAGTTCGAGCGGCCGCTGACCGTCGAGCGGGCCCACGAGCTGCTCCGCGGCGCGCCGGGCGTCGAGCTCACCGACATCCCGACGCCGCTCCAGGCGGCCGGCAAGGACCCGTCATACGTCGGTCGGGTCCGGCAGGACCCGGGCGTCGACGGCGACCGCGGCCTGGCGCTGTTCATCTCCAACGACAACCTGCGCAAGGGTGCGGCCCTCAACACCGTGCAGATCGCGGAGCTGATCGTCGCCGCGCGCTGA